CGGACGAGGTCTCGAATGCTCAGAAGGATGTGAAGGCCGCGTTCGCCGGATTGATCCATGCCGATCCTTCGGAGATCGCCTACGTGAACAGCACGACGGCAGCGGAGAACCTGTTCGTCGCGGCACTCGGGTTTCCCGGCGCTCAAGGAAACATCGTCACCGATGCGCTGCACTTCGAGGGCTCTCTCTATCTTTACGAAGCGCTCCGGCGACAAGGGGTCGATGTTCGCGTCGTGCGGCCGAAGGACTGGCAGGTCACAACGGAGGATCTTGCCGCTGTCGTCGACAAGAACACGCGCCTTGTGGCCGTCTCGAAGGTCTCGTATATCAATGGCTTCGAGCATGACATCAACGGCATCTGCGATCTTGCCCATACGCACGGTGCTCTTGTCTATGCCGACGCGGTGCAGGCGGCGGGAGCGATCCCGATCGACGTACGCGCCTGGGGCGTCGACGCCCTGGCGTGCGCGAGCTACAAGTGGCTGATGGGCGACATGGGGCTTGGCTTCCTTTATGTTCGGCAGGATGTCTTGCCGAAGCTGAAGCGGACTCAGTTCGGCTATCGCCAGCTTGGGACGTTCGACTACCACGTCTTTCCTTGGGACAAGCCTGGGCCGTACCCGATCGAGTACAAGGAGCATCCGGATACCGCAGGCATGTTCGAGATCGGCACCTACGACAATGCGACGGTCGCGGCGCTCAGCTACTCCATCCCAACCATCCAGCGGCTTGGCGTCGAACGCATCCAGGCGCATGCCCAGGCTCTTCTTGCTCCGCTCAAGAAGGAGCTGCCGCGGCTTGGCTACCCGTTGATTACGCCTGATGGAAGCCGGGCGTCGATGGCGAGCTTTCTGGTTTCCGACCACGAAAAGACCAAAGCCGCGCTGAAGAAGGCCAATGTCGACGTGTCGCTCGAGACCGGACGCATGCGCGTGTCGCCTTCAATCTACAACGACGAGAACGACATACAGAAGCTTCTGAACGCCTTATCGTGAACCTCGCGTTCCGTTTGCGCATCGAATCCACCATGCTCGTGCTCGCCTCCGCATCGCCTCGCCGCAAAGAACTGCTCACTCAGGCCGGACTTACCTTTACCGTGGAAGCCTCCGAGGTTCTGGAAGATCTTCTGCCTAAAGAAACGGCTGCTGACTATGTCTCGCGTCTGGCCGAAGAGAAGGCGCGGGCGGTCTTTGAGCGGCGCAAGTCCGCGGAAGATGATGGAGATCCGCTGATCGTGCTGGGTGCGGACACCTGCGTCCTATCCGAGGGAGAGATTCTAGGCAAGCCTCGCAATCGCGAGGAAGCGCGACGCATGCTCCAGGGCATCTCGGGGCGCACCCACCAGGTTTTGACAGGGATTGCGGCGGTCACGCGCGCGGGCGCGACCGTGGCGACTGAGATTTCGCAGGTGACCGTCGACCTTATCGATCCAGACGAGCTGGAGACGTATCTGGACACCGGTGAGCCGCTTGATAAGGCAGGCGCCTATGGAATTCAGGGCTATGCCGCGCGGTGGATTCCACGCATCGAGGGCTGCTACTTCAACGTGGTAGGCTTGCCGATCGCCCGGACCATGGATATCCTCGCCAAGGCGAATGCCAAACTCGCCACGCCGCCGCATGACCCGGCGGCGACGGTCGTCGTTCCGTAATCCGGGCTAGATGCCGGCAATCATCGCAGCGAGCAGGGCTGTCCTGAGAACCAGATGTTCGATGACTACGGACTCGTGCGAGGCATGGGCTCCGTCGCCCACAGCGCCCATGCCGTCGAGTGTCGGGATACCGAGCGCCGAGGTGAAATTGCCATCCGAACCGCCGCCCGTGGACGCCTCGTCGAGCACGAAGCCTAACTCAGCGGCGAATCCACGAGCTTTTTCGAACAGGGCCACCGCGCCGGGGGTGCGCTCCATCGGAGGGCGGTTGATGCCGCCGGTGATCTCCAACGTGCAGTGGGGGTCGGTGCAGCGGAGCGATTGGAAGAGAGCGTCGACTGCTGCGGCGTCGTCCATCGAGGCAATCCGGACGTCGACTTCGGCGTGGGCGTTCGCGGCGATGACGTTTGAACGTGTTCCACCCGAGATCACGCCACAATTGACGGTGCGCTTCTTTTCGAGATCCGTGAAACCCGAGATGGTTTCAACCAGCCGAGCCATCTCGCGGATAGCCGAATGACCACGTGCGAAGTCCACGCCCGCGTGCGCGGCGATGCCTGTGACGTGCAGATCGTATTGGCCGACTCCCTTGCGGGCTGTCTTGTAGGCTGGCCCCTGCGCGGGTTCCAGGACGAAGACGGCCTCTGATTCGAGCGCAAGCCGTTCGGTTATAGCGCGTGAAACGGGGCTGCCGACCTCTTCGTCAGGATTGAGCAAGAGCGTGATGGGACGGGTCTTATTGAGCGTCTTGAGGGCTTTCAGAGCGGTTAGCGCCATCATGATGCCGACCTTCATGTCGAGCACGCCGGGACCCCAGAAACGCCCTTCGGCTTCTCGCCAGGGCATGTTCGATAAAGTCCCGAGCGGCCATACCGTATCCAGGTGGCCGAGAAGAAGTATGGGCTTTCTGGCGTCCCGCAGCCCGAAACGGAGCTCCAGGGCATCGCCGTAGGAGCTTTGAGTGTGGTTGATTACGTAAGGCCGAAGCGGTTCAGCGAGATGGCGGACGAGCAACGCGGCTGCGTTGACGCCCGCCGGATCGTCGCTCGGCGACTCTACTTCCACGAGCTCACGAAGGCTCTGGTACATCCACGGCGCAAGGGCGGAGACGGCCCCAAGAATGGAGTGACTCATATCTCGATCGTATCGTATGGGGTAACTGCTCGGTAAACATCCCTAAGTAGAGGAAGGGAATAGCCTTAGCCGCGTGGATTCGTCGTCCGCAGCGATAACGCGGAGTGTGTCTAATCTGCAACACTGTACTTTATTCTCAGAAGGATAATCTGATACGCGATTGTGGAGTTGCTTCTTTGACGCTATCGGCTCACCTCGAGCAGACAATCCGAACAGAGGTCGAATTCAAGGGGATCGGCTTGCACAGCGGGGCTCCGGTGTCGATGAAGTTGATTCCTGCTGCGGCGGGATCCGGCATCGTTTTCCGGCGGACTGACCTTGATAACTTCGAAATTCCTGCAAACGGACGCAATGTCGCCAAGGTGAGCTATGCCACGAGCCTGATGCGGCAGAGCGTGCTGATTCAGACAACGGAGCATCTGCTTTCTGCGCTGATTGGATACGGGGTCGACAACGTCATTGTCGAGATTGATAACCTTGAAGTGCCTATCCTCGACGGGAGTGCGATGCCGTATGTGCTTGCTTTTCAGTCGGTTGGGTTGAAGCAGCAGAGGCGGCGGCGGGAGTATTTGAAGATTTTGAAGGAAGTGGAAGTTCGGGACGGGACGAAGTTCATCGGGGTCTATCCGGGCAGGGGATACGGGATCCGGTATACGATCGACTTTCCGGAACCCATTGGTTATGAGACATTTACGGGTGACTTGGCGACCGGGGATTACGCGGAATGGATTGCTCCGGCCAGGACGTTCGGGTTTAAAGAGGATGAGGCGATGCTGCGGAATATGGGGTTGATCCGTGGTGTTTCGGACGAGAGCGCGATCATCATCAGCCGGCAAGGTGTTGAAAATGGGCCACTTCGGTTTGAGGATGAGTTTGTGCGGCACAAGGTACTGGATTTGATCGGGGACTTGGCGCTGGCGGGGCGCCGGATCCAGGGTCTGGTGGTTGCCGAGAGGGCCGGGCATGCCATGCATACTGCTCTTGTACAACGACTTATGCGCGACCGTTCAGCCTGGGAACTGGCCCATGGGTATGATGAAATCGCCGAGACGGACAGGGTAGATTTCGCCGCGCAGGTCGTAAATGCGTAGGGTTTTTGTGGTGCAGCACGTGGGCCAATGTACGGTAAATGCGGTTAGCGGACGCGTTATTTGACGGTCGCCGCGATTGCGCTTGGATCGAATTTGGGTGACCGCGAGGGAGCGCTTCGAGAGGCTGTCCAGCGGGTCAGTGAGTTCGGGACCGTGACTGCCGTTTCGAGATTCTACGATACGGCCCCGGTGGGGTACCTGGATCAGCCTCGATTTCTGAATGGGGCGATGCTGCTCTCGACGGAGCTTCCGGCGCGGGAGCTCATGCGCGGTCTGCTCGCGATTGAGGGAGATATGGGGCGGAAGCGGGTGATCGCCAAGGGGCCCCGGGTGATCGACCTTGATCTGCTCCTATTCGGGGAGGAGGTAATTGCGTCGGAGCGGCTGGTGGTGCCGCATCCTTCTATGGGGGAGAGGCGGTTTGTTCTTGAGCCCCTGGCGGAGATTGCTGCTTCGATGGTGCATCCGGTCAGCGGGCTGACGGTGGAAGAGATGATGGCACTGGTTGAGTAGGGGTGCCGGCAACGACAAACACAGATTCCCTTCGGGAATGACAACCAAACAGGCAAGGGCTAGCTCGCGTAGAGGTTGGCTTCGAAGTGCTGGAGGGCGGCTTCGGACCAGGCGTGGGTGGCTTTCTGCCAGGTGTCGCCCTGTTCGGCTATGAAGTTGGGGAAGTCGAGGCGGCAGAAGCCCTGATGTCTGGCGAAGTCGAAGAGGGCCTGGGCGGTTCCGTCGAGGTAGAGCACGGCCTGCTGGCCGTCCTTCGACCACTCGACCGAGGCGATGCGCGGCGTTTCGGGATCGCGGAGGGCGCTGACGTTGTAGATCAGCATGGCGTCCATGATGGAGTGCTCCTGGGTCTCCTGGGAGCGGTCGCAGGCGTAGAAGTAACCGGCTACGCCTTCGTCCTCGAAGACGACGGTCCAGGGTACGGCGGTGGAGTTGACGGAGAGAAAGGCCTTGCCGGGGGTGAAGGAGAGCGACTGCATATATCTCTCCACGATACACTTGGGGGAATGCGGAGCAGTCGAATCAGTGGGGTAGCTGGGATCGGGATGCGTGTGTTTTGCCGCGTCTGTCAGGGTGGTTGTCAATGAGGCTTCCGCCGTTCCGGATGGGCAAGCCACAAAGGCTTGCGGCACTGATCCTCTTCCTGTTCCTCGGCGAATGCCTCTGGGTGATCGGGAATCAACGGCTGACGACGGTCGACTATCAGTACGCGGAGTGCGGGCGACAGATGTGGGAGAGGCCGTCGCCGCTTGCGGGTTACTTTACGACCTGCGGCAATATGCATGGGGATGGCACGCTCGCCTACCGGGCAGCGGGGCTTCCATTGACGCTGCAGCGGCTCGTGCTGCTGGGGGCGGATAAGCTGCGGAAGCCGGAGAACCGGCTTTATGTCGGCGGCACGCTCAACGGGACAACGTGGGAGGCGCGGCACCAGCTTGGCATGGTGATCTGGCTTCTGCACCTGCCGTTCGTCTTCTTCGCGATTTGGCTCGGCGCAGGGCTTTGGTGGGTGTCGCGCAGACTGTTCGGGAATGAGGGTGCGTTTTTTTCGCTTGGGCTGTATTGCTTCTGCCCGGAGGTGATCCGGTACGCGGTGCATCCGAATAATGAAGTGCTGGCGATGTGGGGTCTGTACGGGCTGGTGTACACGGCCATCGGGGTGGCGCATGCGATGCAGGGGCCGCGCCGGAAGTGGAAGCCGCGGATCGCGCTTCTGACGCTTGCGCTGGGGTTGACGACGGCGGCGCACCTGATCGCGGCGATGATCGGGTTTGTCGCGGCTGTGGTTCTGATGCTGTATCTGGCGGAGCGACGCCGGAGCTATGTGCTGCAGATCCTGATCTTTTCTGCGCTGGGAGCGATGCTGATCGTGCTTGCCTCGTTCGCGTTTCGGCTGGGGGCGTTCTCGTACGTGTTCACGGGTGGTGGAGGGCGTTTCTGGTTCTCGCTGGATGGTGTGAGGGGCTTCTTTACGACGTGGACGGACGCACCGATTACGGTCGCGGTCCTGGTTTCGCTTGTGTTGTGGGCCGGGGTGAAGCGTAGCCGGTACTTCGGCAACAGCGTTCCGCTGGTGATGGCGGCGGTGGTAAGTGTCATTGTGGGTTCGCAGGTCTCGACGGCTAGCTGGCTGTGGGCGCTGCCGTTCGGGCTTACGTTTGTGGGCGGGGTGTTTGCGGATGCTTTGGAGACGAAGTACCGGAAAATGTTTCTTGGGCTTGGTGGGAGTCTGCTGGCGGCGCAGGCGCTGGTTTGCCTGAGTACGCTTGTGGAGATTGCGCGATAACCGGCTGATCCGCTGTATTCTCTTAGGCATGATCGGTGACGCCGAGACCGCGGGTTTCCTGCTGCTGGTGAACCTCATGGTTTTGCTCTCTCGCCTCGCCGAGGATTGGCCTACCGACGGGACCAGGGACGTCGATTCGAAGCTTACGAAACTTGGCCTGGAGGCTCCGCCGCCGGATGTGCCCAAGTCATGGGTGGCGGAGTCAACGGCCGTCTCGCTCAAGACGAACTCGTTCGAAGAGTGGCACGAGAAGGTCCTCGATAAGATCGCGGTGCATTGGTGGTACTCGGATCTGGCAGGGGCGACGGGAAGGAATCCTGATGGCACCAATCGGCAGACCCTTATCCGTGAACTGAAGCCAAAAGATCTTCTCTACGTGCTGACCGGCCGCCTCAACCCGGGGAGCAGCGGCCGGATTCCGGTCTTTACAGAGCGTGGAGAGCAGGTCGGTTACCTGGTGGGAGACCAGGCTAAGAGAATTACAAAGTCGAGGTGGGGCTGGCGGCAGTTTGCATGTTGCGTTCGCAAGGTGCGGATCCCTGGGCCTGAGTCCAAGGATGCGGCCACTGTTTCGGTGCTGGTCTTTGAGCGCAACCCTTCCTTCGTGAACCGGCGGTAGGTGATGGCAAGGCTGCGGCGGCGCTGGGAGTGGGAGAAGGCGCGCTTCGCGAAGTATCCCGGGAACGCTTCGTGAAAGAGTGGGGCGGGCAGCATCCTACGGTGTACAGTCACAGCATTCGATAAAACAGGTGGGCAGGAATGATTCTCGGTCGTAGTGTGCGGGTTGGGGCGGTGACGGTTTGTGGGCTTGCTGTGCTGATGGCGGTGGACGGGTGCAAACGGCATCGCAAGACGCGGTCGAAGCCGAATACGGATGCTTATTCGCAGAAGATCGATCCGTTGGTGAAGTCGAACAAGCTGGCGTTTCTGAAGATCCCGGATATTGGTTCCTACCAGCCGCTGGTGCAGACTTTCTACGACGATCGAAATGAGGAGATCGCGTGGACGCGTGACGGCAAGCCGACGGATTCGGCGGTGGCGTTCACCAAGGCGTTCCAGGATGCGGCGAAGAAGGGGTTGAACCCTGAAGATTACGACGCGTCGCGGTGGGCAGCGCGTGTGCAGGCGCTGGGCAAAAATTCGGATGATGCCATCGCGGAGTATGACGTGGCGATGACGATCTCGGTGATGCGCTACATCTCCGACCTGCGGATTGGGCGGGTGAATCCGCAGCACTTCAACTTCGATATCAACGCGCAGGAGAAGAAGTATGACCTGCCGGAGTTCGTCTCAGATAACGCGGTTGACGGGGACGATGTGCCGAAGCTGATTGCGACGGTCGAGCCAGATAACGATCAGTACCGGGCGACCGAGAATGCGTTGGCGAAGTATCTCGAGCTGGCGAAGCAGCAGGAGACGGGTGGGGCGCAGGCGCTGCCGGATGTTCCGAAGGCTGTGAGCGTGGGTGGGTCGTATGCGGCGGCTGACGCGCTCGCGGCCCGGTTGAAGCTCGAAGGGGATCTGGAGGATGGCGGGGCTGCCGGCGGCGCGACGTTTACCAAGGAGCTTTCGGACGGCGTGAAGAACTACCAGATGCGGCATGGCATCACGCCGGATGGGAAGCTGAGTACGCAGACGATCGCGTCGATGAATGTGCCCCTCGCGCAAAGGGCGCTGCAGCTTTCGAGCTCA
This genomic window from Granulicella sibirica contains:
- a CDS encoding DUF2251 domain-containing protein, whose product is MQSLSFTPGKAFLSVNSTAVPWTVVFEDEGVAGYFYACDRSQETQEHSIMDAMLIYNVSALRDPETPRIASVEWSKDGQQAVLYLDGTAQALFDFARHQGFCRLDFPNFIAEQGDTWQKATHAWSEAALQHFEANLYAS
- a CDS encoding M20 family metallopeptidase — protein: MSHSILGAVSALAPWMYQSLRELVEVESPSDDPAGVNAAALLVRHLAEPLRPYVINHTQSSYGDALELRFGLRDARKPILLLGHLDTVWPLGTLSNMPWREAEGRFWGPGVLDMKVGIMMALTALKALKTLNKTRPITLLLNPDEEVGSPVSRAITERLALESEAVFVLEPAQGPAYKTARKGVGQYDLHVTGIAAHAGVDFARGHSAIREMARLVETISGFTDLEKKRTVNCGVISGGTRSNVIAANAHAEVDVRIASMDDAAAVDALFQSLRCTDPHCTLEITGGINRPPMERTPGAVALFEKARGFAAELGFVLDEASTGGGSDGNFTSALGIPTLDGMGAVGDGAHASHESVVIEHLVLRTALLAAMIAGI
- the folK gene encoding 2-amino-4-hydroxy-6-hydroxymethyldihydropteridine diphosphokinase, whose protein sequence is MTVAAIALGSNLGDREGALREAVQRVSEFGTVTAVSRFYDTAPVGYLDQPRFLNGAMLLSTELPARELMRGLLAIEGDMGRKRVIAKGPRVIDLDLLLFGEEVIASERLVVPHPSMGERRFVLEPLAEIAASMVHPVSGLTVEEMMALVE
- the lpxC gene encoding UDP-3-O-acyl-N-acetylglucosamine deacetylase is translated as MTLSAHLEQTIRTEVEFKGIGLHSGAPVSMKLIPAAAGSGIVFRRTDLDNFEIPANGRNVAKVSYATSLMRQSVLIQTTEHLLSALIGYGVDNVIVEIDNLEVPILDGSAMPYVLAFQSVGLKQQRRRREYLKILKEVEVRDGTKFIGVYPGRGYGIRYTIDFPEPIGYETFTGDLATGDYAEWIAPARTFGFKEDEAMLRNMGLIRGVSDESAIIISRQGVENGPLRFEDEFVRHKVLDLIGDLALAGRRIQGLVVAERAGHAMHTALVQRLMRDRSAWELAHGYDEIAETDRVDFAAQVVNA
- a CDS encoding L,D-transpeptidase family protein codes for the protein MILGRSVRVGAVTVCGLAVLMAVDGCKRHRKTRSKPNTDAYSQKIDPLVKSNKLAFLKIPDIGSYQPLVQTFYDDRNEEIAWTRDGKPTDSAVAFTKAFQDAAKKGLNPEDYDASRWAARVQALGKNSDDAIAEYDVAMTISVMRYISDLRIGRVNPQHFNFDINAQEKKYDLPEFVSDNAVDGDDVPKLIATVEPDNDQYRATENALAKYLELAKQQETGGAQALPDVPKAVSVGGSYAAADALAARLKLEGDLEDGGAAGGATFTKELSDGVKNYQMRHGITPDGKLSTQTIASMNVPLAQRALQLSSSLERWRWLPGDYIKPRLMVNLPEFVLRGYDPDHKLDFTMKVVVGKVVGEHETPVFTHMMKYLIFRPYWNVPMSIVKKELAAHIEGNIGYLAAKNFEVTNNKGEVQTGYTAKQVIQGGVMVREKPGPKNSLGLVKFMFPNEYDIYLHSTPATELFNRTRRDFSHGCVRVQKPDELAAWVLQGQGDWDLDKVQDAMNNGKDNNQVNLKTPLPIVIFYLTGIVGEDGKVDFFDDIYKYDEKMQEILKKGPPYPEYKEPVKPKNGDTV
- a CDS encoding Maf family protein, which encodes MNLAFRLRIESTMLVLASASPRRKELLTQAGLTFTVEASEVLEDLLPKETAADYVSRLAEEKARAVFERRKSAEDDGDPLIVLGADTCVLSEGEILGKPRNREEARRMLQGISGRTHQVLTGIAAVTRAGATVATEISQVTVDLIDPDELETYLDTGEPLDKAGAYGIQGYAARWIPRIEGCYFNVVGLPIARTMDILAKANAKLATPPHDPAATVVVP
- a CDS encoding aminotransferase class V-fold PLP-dependent enzyme, giving the protein MRMTRRQIAKGMGMAALGNLAAARVTGSVVESNALPARSEFATDQYETCLNNARWHPLSHGAKQAVIAYLEYKQRGIWNPPDEVSNAQKDVKAAFAGLIHADPSEIAYVNSTTAAENLFVAALGFPGAQGNIVTDALHFEGSLYLYEALRRQGVDVRVVRPKDWQVTTEDLAAVVDKNTRLVAVSKVSYINGFEHDINGICDLAHTHGALVYADAVQAAGAIPIDVRAWGVDALACASYKWLMGDMGLGFLYVRQDVLPKLKRTQFGYRQLGTFDYHVFPWDKPGPYPIEYKEHPDTAGMFEIGTYDNATVAALSYSIPTIQRLGVERIQAHAQALLAPLKKELPRLGYPLITPDGSRASMASFLVSDHEKTKAALKKANVDVSLETGRMRVSPSIYNDENDIQKLLNALS